One segment of Micromonospora parathelypteridis DNA contains the following:
- a CDS encoding NADH-quinone oxidoreductase subunit G translates to MTDVAKQTETVTLTIDGVEVTAPKGTLLIRVAEQMGTEIPRFCDHPLLAPAGACRQCLVEVEGQRKPVASCTQTVADGMVVRTQVTSPVAKKAQEGVMELLLLNHPLDCPMCDKGGECPLQNQAMSTGRTDSRFHEHKREYEKPMAISSQVLLDRERCVLCQRCTRFSEEIAGDKFIDLMGRSSAEEINIYRDDAYGEEGDAGDVPFNSYFSGNTVQICPVGALTGAQYRFRARPFDLVSSPSVCEHCSAGCGQRTDWRRGKVLRRLAGDEPAVNEEWNCDKGRWGFQYTRATDRLTTPLVRDEHTGELREASWSEALTVAAEGLHAARESGQGTAVLTGGRLTVEDAYAYAKFARVALNTNDIDFRARPVSREEADFLASSVAGVTDVTYTDVENAPAVVLVGLEPEEECPILFLRLRKAYLKKTLTVYALAPFATRGLEKLGAKLARVVPGEEASVLAEHATVAEALSAPGAILIVGERLASVPGGLSAAADVARRTGAKLAWVPRRAGDRGAVDAGCLPNLLPGGRLVTEPAARAELGEAWDIPAGVIPSQAGRDTDGILVAAANGQLGALVVGGVDPADLADPRLAESALDAVPFLVSLELRSSAVTRRANVVLPIAPVVEKAGSFLDWEGRLRPFEPVLNTAAMTDGRVLDALAALLDVRLGTADVPSVRRELGTLPATRTTRPAAPSVAPGRVPHPGDGEAVLATWHQLVDLGTLTDGDENLAGTARPPVVRLGKGTAEALGVVDGDAVTVGTDRGALTLPAELTEMPDGVVWLPTNSPGSTVRRSLGATSGAVVRISVPATGTAIPAGRVAADETGLPGPLLNSGGNQ, encoded by the coding sequence AGCCGGTCGCCTCCTGCACCCAGACCGTCGCCGACGGCATGGTCGTTCGCACGCAGGTCACCTCCCCGGTCGCCAAGAAGGCGCAGGAGGGGGTGATGGAGCTGCTGCTGCTCAACCACCCGCTCGACTGCCCGATGTGTGACAAGGGCGGCGAGTGCCCGCTGCAGAACCAGGCGATGTCCACCGGCCGCACCGACTCGCGCTTCCACGAGCACAAGCGGGAGTACGAGAAGCCGATGGCGATCAGCAGCCAGGTGCTGCTGGACCGCGAGCGCTGCGTGCTCTGCCAGCGGTGCACCCGGTTCTCCGAGGAGATCGCCGGCGACAAGTTCATCGACCTGATGGGCCGGTCGTCCGCCGAGGAGATCAACATCTACCGGGACGACGCGTACGGCGAAGAGGGCGACGCCGGGGATGTCCCGTTCAACTCCTACTTCTCCGGCAACACGGTGCAGATCTGCCCGGTGGGCGCTCTGACCGGCGCCCAGTACCGTTTCCGGGCCCGCCCGTTCGACCTGGTCTCCAGCCCGAGCGTCTGCGAGCACTGCTCGGCCGGCTGCGGGCAGCGCACCGACTGGCGGCGCGGCAAGGTGCTGCGGCGGCTGGCCGGCGACGAGCCCGCGGTGAACGAGGAGTGGAACTGCGACAAGGGCCGGTGGGGCTTCCAGTACACCCGGGCCACCGACCGGCTGACCACCCCGCTGGTCCGCGACGAGCACACCGGTGAGCTGCGCGAGGCCTCCTGGAGCGAGGCGCTCACCGTGGCTGCCGAGGGGCTGCACGCGGCACGGGAGAGCGGGCAGGGCACGGCGGTGCTCACCGGTGGTCGGCTGACCGTCGAGGACGCGTACGCGTACGCGAAGTTCGCCCGGGTCGCGTTGAACACCAACGACATCGACTTCCGGGCCCGGCCGGTCTCCCGCGAGGAGGCCGACTTCCTGGCCAGCTCGGTCGCCGGGGTCACCGACGTCACCTACACCGACGTGGAGAACGCGCCGGCGGTCGTGCTTGTCGGCCTGGAGCCGGAGGAGGAGTGCCCGATCCTCTTCCTGCGGCTGCGCAAGGCGTACCTGAAGAAGACCCTGACGGTGTACGCGCTGGCGCCGTTCGCCACCCGCGGCCTGGAGAAGCTCGGTGCCAAGCTGGCCCGGGTCGTGCCGGGCGAGGAGGCCAGCGTGCTCGCCGAGCACGCCACGGTCGCCGAGGCGCTGAGCGCACCGGGCGCGATCCTGATCGTCGGCGAGCGGCTGGCCAGTGTGCCGGGTGGCCTCTCCGCCGCGGCGGACGTGGCCCGGCGTACCGGCGCGAAGCTTGCCTGGGTGCCACGGCGCGCGGGTGACCGCGGCGCGGTCGACGCGGGCTGCCTGCCCAACCTGCTCCCCGGTGGACGGCTCGTCACCGAGCCGGCCGCCCGGGCCGAGCTGGGTGAGGCGTGGGACATCCCGGCCGGGGTGATCCCGAGCCAGGCTGGTCGGGACACCGACGGCATCCTCGTCGCGGCGGCCAACGGTCAGCTCGGCGCGTTGGTCGTCGGCGGTGTCGACCCGGCGGACCTGGCCGACCCGCGACTGGCCGAGTCTGCCCTGGACGCGGTGCCGTTCCTGGTCAGCCTGGAGCTGCGCAGCAGCGCGGTGACCCGGCGGGCGAACGTGGTGCTGCCGATCGCCCCGGTGGTCGAGAAGGCCGGCAGCTTCCTGGACTGGGAGGGCCGGCTGCGCCCGTTCGAGCCGGTGCTGAACACCGCGGCGATGACCGACGGTCGGGTGCTCGACGCGCTGGCCGCGCTGCTCGATGTGCGGCTCGGCACCGCGGATGTGCCGAGCGTGCGTCGCGAGCTGGGCACGCTGCCGGCGACGCGCACGACTCGGCCGGCCGCGCCGTCGGTGGCGCCGGGCCGGGTGCCGCACCCGGGCGACGGGGAGGCCGTGCTGGCCACCTGGCACCAGCTGGTTGACCTCGGCACCCTGACCGACGGCGACGAGAACCTCGCCGGCACCGCCCGCCCGCCGGTGGTCCGGCTGGGCAAGGGCACCGCCGAGGCGCTCGGTGTCGTCGACGGTGACGCGGTCACGGTCGGCACCGACCGGGGGGCACTGACCCTGCCGGCCGAGCTCACCGAAATGCCGGACGGCGTGGTCTGGCTGCCGACCAACTCACCCGGCTCGACCGTGCGACGCAGCCTCGGGGCGACGTCCGGCGCGGTCGTCCGGATCTCGGTCCCCGCAACGGGTACGGCCATCCCGGCCGGGCGCGTGGCGGCCGACGAGACCGGCCTCCCGGGTCCGCTCCTCAACTCCGGGGGTAACCAGTGA
- the nuoH gene encoding NADH-quinone oxidoreductase subunit NuoH, which produces MTPSILAQDPTLADFGRDPWWLVLGKIVFAFAFGLLATLLGVWFERRVVGYMQVRPGPNQVGPFGLLQTLADGLKMAFKEDILPKAADKVVYFFAPTISVICAVTALSVVPFGPMVSIFGHHTPLQVTDVPVAVLLLLACSSMGVYGIVLGGWASGSTYPLLGGLRSSAQMISYEVAMGLSIVAVFMTAGTMSTSGIVAAQGDATRLTINGWEIPAPGWYAILLLPSFVIFFIATVGETNRAPFDLPEAESELVAGFMTEYSSLKFALFMLSEYVAMVTMSAVTTTLFLGGWRAPWPITIWEGANSGWWPMLWFFGKVIALVFVFVWLRGTLPRLRYDQFMRLGWKVLLPINLVWILVLSGLRSIEDWDTRGKVIAVGIPAGLLLIATLFWPSRRPQPKPTAQEQVDNRPYGSFPLPPMDLQVPPSPRITRVVAEREPANIVAGSDSREV; this is translated from the coding sequence GTGACTCCGTCAATCCTGGCCCAGGATCCGACGCTTGCCGACTTCGGCCGGGATCCGTGGTGGCTGGTTCTCGGCAAGATCGTCTTCGCGTTCGCCTTCGGTCTGCTGGCCACCCTGCTCGGTGTCTGGTTCGAGCGGCGCGTGGTCGGTTACATGCAGGTGCGGCCCGGTCCCAACCAGGTCGGTCCTTTCGGTCTGCTGCAGACCCTCGCCGACGGCCTGAAGATGGCCTTCAAGGAGGACATCCTGCCGAAGGCGGCCGACAAGGTCGTCTACTTCTTCGCGCCGACCATCTCGGTGATCTGCGCGGTCACCGCTCTGTCGGTGGTGCCGTTCGGCCCGATGGTGAGCATCTTCGGCCACCACACGCCGTTGCAGGTCACCGACGTGCCGGTGGCGGTGCTGCTGCTGCTGGCCTGCTCCTCGATGGGCGTCTACGGCATCGTGCTGGGCGGTTGGGCCTCCGGCTCGACGTACCCGCTCCTCGGCGGTCTGCGGTCGAGTGCCCAGATGATCTCCTACGAGGTCGCCATGGGGCTGAGCATCGTGGCGGTCTTCATGACGGCGGGCACGATGAGCACCAGCGGGATCGTCGCCGCTCAGGGCGACGCCACGCGGCTGACCATCAACGGCTGGGAGATCCCGGCACCGGGCTGGTACGCGATCCTGCTGCTGCCCAGCTTCGTCATCTTCTTCATCGCCACCGTGGGTGAGACCAACCGGGCGCCGTTCGACCTGCCCGAGGCCGAGTCCGAGCTGGTCGCGGGCTTCATGACCGAATACAGCTCGCTGAAGTTCGCGCTCTTCATGCTCAGCGAGTACGTCGCGATGGTGACGATGTCCGCGGTCACCACCACGCTGTTCCTCGGTGGTTGGCGAGCGCCGTGGCCGATCACCATCTGGGAGGGCGCCAACTCCGGTTGGTGGCCGATGCTCTGGTTCTTCGGCAAGGTGATCGCGCTGGTCTTCGTCTTCGTGTGGCTGCGCGGCACGCTGCCCCGGCTGCGCTACGACCAGTTCATGCGCCTCGGCTGGAAGGTGCTGCTGCCGATCAACCTGGTCTGGATCCTGGTCCTGTCGGGCCTCCGGTCCATCGAGGACTGGGACACCCGCGGCAAGGTGATCGCCGTCGGCATCCCGGCCGGCCTCCTGCTGATCGCCACGCTGTTCTGGCCCAGCCGCCGGCCGCAGCCGAAGCCGACGGCACAGGAACAGGTCGACAACCGGCCGTACGGGAGCTTCCCGCTGCCGCCGATGGATCTTCAGGTACCACCGAGCCCGCGTATCACGCGCGTGGTCGCCGAGCGGGAGCCGGCCAACATCGTTGCCGGCTCGGACTCCAGGGAGGTGTGA
- the nuoI gene encoding NADH-quinone oxidoreductase subunit NuoI, giving the protein MGAITGTFKGFGVTFSHMFRKVVTTDYPFKPPVSAPRYHGRHILNRHPDGLEKCIGCELCAWACPADAIYVEGGDNTDEERFSPGERYASIYQINYARCIFCGLCIEACPTRSLTMSNEYELARDNRQDLIFTKEQLLAPLLEGMEQPPHPMRLGDSEKDYYVGALDNPGTSAGAEKSPMSPGGYQVEEHPGVTFPGAEQAAQRVAAGKGEGA; this is encoded by the coding sequence GTGGGCGCGATCACCGGAACGTTCAAGGGATTCGGTGTCACCTTCTCGCACATGTTCAGGAAGGTCGTCACGACCGACTACCCGTTCAAGCCGCCGGTGTCGGCGCCGCGCTATCACGGGCGGCACATCCTCAACCGGCACCCGGACGGCCTGGAGAAGTGCATCGGCTGCGAGCTGTGCGCGTGGGCCTGCCCGGCGGACGCGATCTACGTCGAGGGTGGCGACAACACCGACGAGGAGCGCTTCTCGCCGGGTGAGCGGTACGCCAGCATCTACCAGATCAACTATGCCCGGTGCATCTTCTGCGGGCTGTGCATCGAGGCCTGCCCGACCCGGTCGCTCACCATGAGCAACGAGTACGAGTTGGCCCGGGACAACCGGCAGGACCTGATCTTCACCAAGGAGCAGTTGCTCGCGCCGCTGCTCGAGGGCATGGAGCAGCCGCCGCACCCGATGCGGCTGGGTGACAGCGAGAAGGACTACTACGTCGGCGCGCTGGACAACCCGGGGACCTCCGCCGGTGCGGAGAAGTCCCCGATGAGCCCCGGCGGCTACCAGGTCGAGGAGCACCCCGGGGTGACGTTCCCGGGCGCCGAGCAGGCCGCCCAGCGCGTGGCGGCCGGCAAGGGAGAGGGAGCATGA
- a CDS encoding NADH-quinone oxidoreductase subunit J, whose translation MTTSTVLAAAGSVSGGEAVTFWILAPLALVGGIGMVAARNAVHSALWLVLTMLCLGVFYVLQAGPFIGMVQIIVYTGAIMMLFLFVLMLVGRDSTDSLIETLRGQRVAAIVLGLGFAGLVGTGVFQALGKTTAVGLEQVNAEGNVQGIARLLFTKYVFAFELTSALLITAAVGAMVLAHVERRKQDKIDQPSTMRARFAPGNYPGPKPGPGVFATSSSVATPARLPDGRLTDRSTPAILPQRELTAEETSLKGTNN comes from the coding sequence ATGACCACGTCTACGGTCCTCGCCGCGGCGGGCTCGGTGTCCGGCGGCGAGGCGGTCACCTTCTGGATCCTGGCCCCGCTCGCGCTGGTCGGCGGGATCGGGATGGTGGCCGCGCGCAACGCCGTGCACTCGGCGCTCTGGCTGGTGCTGACCATGCTCTGCCTGGGCGTGTTCTACGTGCTCCAGGCCGGTCCGTTCATCGGCATGGTGCAGATCATCGTCTACACCGGCGCGATCATGATGCTGTTCCTCTTCGTGCTGATGCTTGTCGGCCGGGACTCCACGGACTCGCTGATCGAGACGCTGCGCGGCCAGCGGGTCGCCGCGATCGTGCTCGGCCTGGGCTTCGCCGGCCTCGTCGGCACTGGCGTCTTCCAGGCGCTGGGGAAGACCACCGCGGTCGGCCTGGAGCAGGTCAACGCGGAGGGGAACGTGCAGGGCATCGCCCGGCTGCTGTTCACCAAGTACGTCTTCGCGTTCGAGCTGACCTCGGCGCTGCTGATCACCGCGGCGGTTGGCGCCATGGTGCTGGCTCACGTCGAGCGGCGTAAGCAGGACAAGATCGACCAGCCGTCGACCATGCGGGCTCGCTTCGCCCCGGGCAACTACCCCGGCCCGAAGCCGGGCCCGGGCGTCTTCGCGACCTCCTCCTCGGTGGCCACCCCGGCCCGGTTGCCCGACGGCCGCCTGACCGACCGCAGCACCCCGGCGATCCTTCCGCAGCGCGAGCTGACCGCCGAGGAGACCTCGCTGAAGGGGACGAACAACTGA
- the nuoK gene encoding NADH-quinone oxidoreductase subunit NuoK — MDSFFSVEPNYYLVLAAVLFTIGAAGVLIRRNAIVLFMCVELMLNAANLTLVTFSRINGDLNGQIMAFFVMVVAAAEVVVGLAIIMSIFRTRRSASVDDANLLKY; from the coding sequence ATGGATTCCTTCTTCTCGGTCGAGCCGAACTACTACCTGGTCCTCGCCGCGGTGCTGTTCACCATCGGCGCGGCCGGCGTGCTGATCCGGCGCAACGCGATCGTGCTGTTCATGTGCGTGGAGCTGATGCTCAACGCGGCCAACCTGACGCTGGTCACCTTCAGCCGGATCAACGGTGACCTCAACGGCCAGATCATGGCGTTCTTCGTGATGGTGGTGGCGGCGGCCGAGGTCGTGGTCGGGCTCGCGATCATCATGTCCATCTTCCGGACGCGACGCTCGGCGAGTGTCGACGACGCCAACCTGCTCAAGTACTAA
- the nuoL gene encoding NADH-quinone oxidoreductase subunit L — MEETVEYAQATGLLGSVWLLVAIPLLSAAVLLLLGRRADRWGHWLGVAAIGAAFVLGLSFFFQLRGLENKSVELSLWDFIAVGDLRVDFGLLFDPLAAVFVLLITGVGFLIHLYAVEYMAHDAGRRRFFAYFNLFVAAMLLLVLGNNYVMLYFGWEGVGLASYLLISFWYGRPSAATAGKKAFLMNRVGDTGLAIGIFIMFATLGTTQYDEVFNGVGAMTSTTVLVLGLLLLLGAAGKSGQFPLQAWLPDAMEGPTPVSALIHAATMVTAGVYLIARSNPIFSANSTLQLVVLSVGALTLLMGCIIGAAKDDIKRVLAWSTVSQIGYMFLGVGLGGGAYALAIIHLLAHGFFKANMFLGAGSVMHGMKDQVDIRRFGGLWKHMKITWLTFMMGWLAIIGLPPLSGYFSKEPIIASAFEREDWTAWLYGGAALLGAGLTAFYMTRLFVLTFHGPKRWTEDIEHPHESPMLMTIPLILLAAGSVAAGGLMVLNGGVASWLSPVLGEEAAGEAHGVLSHEVITFLSLLVTVLGAGLAWFLFRAGTATAPQPAGVLVTAARRNLYTDAVNEAVFEKPGIFLTRALVYLDNRGIDGLVNGLAAAVGGGSGRLRRLQTGFVRSYATSILAGALLVMAAFLAVQAGWLA; from the coding sequence GTGGAAGAGACTGTGGAATACGCCCAGGCCACGGGGCTGCTCGGGAGCGTCTGGCTGCTGGTGGCGATCCCGCTGCTCAGCGCGGCCGTCCTGCTGCTGCTCGGCCGGCGCGCCGACCGCTGGGGGCACTGGTTGGGCGTCGCCGCCATCGGTGCCGCGTTCGTGCTCGGCCTCTCGTTCTTCTTCCAGTTGCGTGGGCTGGAGAACAAGTCGGTCGAGCTGAGCCTCTGGGACTTCATCGCGGTCGGTGACCTGCGCGTCGACTTCGGCCTGCTGTTCGACCCACTGGCCGCGGTCTTCGTGCTGCTGATCACCGGGGTGGGCTTCCTGATCCACCTGTACGCGGTGGAGTACATGGCGCACGATGCGGGCCGCCGCCGGTTCTTCGCGTACTTCAACCTGTTCGTCGCGGCGATGCTGCTGCTGGTGCTGGGCAACAACTACGTGATGCTCTACTTCGGCTGGGAGGGCGTCGGTCTGGCGTCGTACCTGCTGATCTCCTTCTGGTACGGGCGGCCGAGCGCGGCCACCGCCGGCAAGAAGGCGTTCCTGATGAACCGGGTCGGTGACACCGGCCTGGCCATCGGCATCTTCATCATGTTCGCCACTCTGGGCACCACCCAGTACGACGAGGTGTTCAACGGCGTTGGCGCGATGACGAGCACCACCGTGTTGGTGCTCGGCCTGTTGCTGCTGCTGGGCGCGGCCGGGAAGTCCGGTCAGTTCCCGCTGCAGGCGTGGTTGCCGGACGCGATGGAGGGCCCGACCCCGGTGTCCGCGCTCATCCACGCGGCCACCATGGTCACGGCGGGTGTGTACCTGATCGCCCGGTCCAACCCGATCTTCTCCGCCAACTCGACGCTCCAACTCGTGGTGCTCAGCGTCGGCGCACTCACCCTGCTGATGGGCTGCATCATCGGCGCCGCGAAGGACGACATCAAGCGGGTGCTCGCCTGGTCGACGGTGAGCCAGATCGGTTACATGTTCCTCGGCGTCGGCCTGGGCGGTGGCGCGTACGCGCTGGCGATCATCCACCTGCTGGCACACGGGTTCTTCAAGGCCAACATGTTCCTGGGCGCCGGCTCGGTCATGCACGGCATGAAGGACCAGGTGGACATCCGGCGGTTCGGTGGCCTCTGGAAGCACATGAAGATCACCTGGCTGACCTTCATGATGGGCTGGCTGGCGATCATCGGCCTCCCGCCGCTCTCCGGCTACTTCTCGAAGGAGCCGATCATCGCGAGCGCCTTCGAGCGGGAGGACTGGACCGCCTGGCTCTACGGCGGGGCCGCGCTGCTCGGCGCCGGGCTGACCGCGTTCTACATGACCAGGCTGTTCGTGCTCACGTTCCACGGTCCGAAGCGGTGGACCGAGGACATCGAGCACCCGCACGAGTCACCGATGCTGATGACCATCCCGCTGATCCTCCTGGCCGCCGGGTCGGTGGCGGCCGGCGGACTGATGGTCCTGAACGGCGGGGTCGCCTCCTGGTTGAGCCCGGTGCTCGGCGAGGAAGCCGCCGGTGAGGCGCACGGGGTGCTCTCCCACGAGGTGATCACGTTCCTGTCGCTGCTGGTCACGGTGCTCGGCGCGGGGCTGGCCTGGTTCCTGTTCCGGGCTGGCACGGCCACCGCGCCGCAGCCGGCCGGGGTGCTGGTAACCGCCGCCCGGCGCAACCTCTACACCGACGCGGTCAACGAGGCGGTCTTCGAGAAGCCGGGCATCTTCCTCACCCGGGCGCTGGTCTACCTCGACAACCGGGGCATCGACGGGCTCGTCAACGGGCTAGCCGCCGCGGTCGGCGGTGGCTCTGGTCGGCTCCGGCGGTTGCAGACCGGCTTCGTCCGCTCGTACGCCACCTCGATCCTGGCCGGCGCGCTGCTGGTGATGGCGGCGTTCCTGGCGGTGCAGGCGGGGTGGTTGGCGTGA
- a CDS encoding NADH-quinone oxidoreductase subunit M, which produces MSNFPFLSVLTVAPLVGALVVAFLPRSRPDLAKQVAFAWSLLVLVLSVVMWVSFNAGGDRFQFRESYSWIPNWGVSFTFAADGIALVMLMLIAVLVPLVILASWHDAESSKRSVPVYFALLLVLECTMIGVFAAADVFLFYVFFEVMLVPMYFLIGSYGGHQRQYAAVKFFLYSLVGGLFMLAAVIGLWVVGGKTFDWQALSQVDISTGTERWLFLGFFLAFAIKAPFFPFHTWLPDAGGAAPAGAAALLVGVLDKVGTFGILRYCLPLFPEASKWFAPWALALGVIGIVYAALLAVGQNDLKRLVSYTSIAHFGFIGVGIFAFTTQAGTGAVLYMLNHGLATGLLFLVVGMLISRRGSALISDFGGAGKLVPVLAGVLFFAGLASLALPGTAPFISEFLVLIGTFTVNKPVAVIATLGIILAAAYVLWMVQRTTQGTLNPALTEVDGMRRDLNLREKIVVAPLIALIVLLGFFPKPVTDVINPAVQATMDDIGRTDPAPSVGGTVQEAGR; this is translated from the coding sequence ATGTCCAACTTCCCGTTCCTCTCGGTGCTCACCGTGGCGCCACTGGTGGGCGCCCTGGTGGTGGCCTTCCTGCCGCGAAGCCGGCCGGACCTGGCCAAGCAGGTGGCGTTCGCCTGGTCGCTGCTGGTGCTGGTGCTCTCGGTGGTGATGTGGGTCAGCTTCAACGCCGGCGGTGACCGGTTCCAGTTCCGCGAGTCGTACTCGTGGATCCCGAACTGGGGCGTCAGCTTCACCTTCGCCGCCGACGGCATCGCGCTGGTGATGCTGATGCTGATCGCGGTGCTGGTGCCGCTGGTGATCCTGGCGTCCTGGCACGACGCGGAGTCGTCGAAGCGTTCGGTGCCCGTCTACTTCGCGCTGCTGCTGGTCCTCGAGTGCACGATGATCGGCGTCTTCGCCGCCGCCGACGTCTTCCTGTTCTACGTGTTCTTCGAGGTCATGCTGGTCCCGATGTACTTCCTCATCGGCAGCTACGGCGGCCACCAGCGGCAGTACGCGGCAGTGAAGTTCTTCCTCTACTCCCTCGTCGGCGGCCTGTTCATGCTGGCCGCGGTGATCGGGCTGTGGGTGGTCGGCGGAAAGACCTTCGACTGGCAGGCGCTGTCGCAGGTCGACATCAGCACCGGCACCGAGCGTTGGCTGTTCCTCGGCTTCTTCCTCGCGTTCGCCATCAAGGCACCGTTCTTCCCGTTCCACACCTGGCTCCCCGATGCCGGTGGCGCGGCCCCGGCGGGTGCCGCGGCACTGCTCGTCGGTGTGCTCGACAAGGTGGGAACGTTCGGGATCCTGCGCTACTGCCTGCCGCTGTTCCCCGAGGCGTCGAAGTGGTTCGCACCGTGGGCGCTGGCGCTGGGCGTGATCGGCATCGTCTACGCCGCGCTGCTGGCGGTCGGTCAGAACGACCTCAAGCGGCTGGTGTCGTACACCTCGATCGCGCACTTCGGTTTCATCGGGGTGGGCATCTTCGCGTTCACCACGCAGGCCGGCACCGGTGCGGTGCTCTACATGCTCAACCACGGCCTGGCGACCGGCCTGCTGTTCCTGGTGGTCGGCATGTTGATCTCCCGGCGGGGCTCGGCGCTGATCAGTGACTTCGGTGGCGCCGGCAAGTTGGTCCCGGTGCTCGCCGGGGTGCTCTTCTTCGCCGGTCTCGCCTCGCTCGCGCTGCCGGGGACCGCGCCGTTCATCTCCGAGTTCCTGGTGCTGATCGGCACCTTCACGGTGAACAAGCCGGTGGCCGTCATCGCCACGCTCGGCATCATCCTGGCCGCCGCGTACGTGCTGTGGATGGTGCAGCGCACCACGCAGGGCACGCTCAACCCGGCGTTGACCGAGGTCGACGGCATGCGCCGGGACCTCAACCTGCGCGAGAAGATCGTGGTCGCCCCGTTGATCGCACTGATCGTGCTGCTCGGCTTCTTCCCCAAGCCGGTCACTGACGTGATCAACCCGGCCGTCCAGGCGACCATGGACGACATCGGCAGAACCGACCCGGCCCCGTCCGTTGGGGGCACCGTCCAGGAGGCAGGCCGGTGA